A stretch of the Streptomyces venezuelae genome encodes the following:
- a CDS encoding NUDIX hydrolase, which yields MTGAEQSGSTAAAEAAYHRVRAAADPAAEPGPGAGGDHRIRISAHGLPDWLEPVERAARTVEPRQLSRFLPPSDGRGRQSAVLILFGEGPDGRPELLLMERSGSLRSHAGQPSFPGGALDPEDGDPQTTGPLRAALREAEEETGLDPAGVQLFGVLPSLYIPVSEFVVTPVLGWWHTPSPVGAVDPAETARVFTVPVADLTDPAHRVTVVHPSGHHGPAFTVASALVWGFTAGVIDRLLHFAGWERPWDRSREVPLDWRA from the coding sequence ATGACAGGCGCTGAGCAGAGCGGGTCCACGGCCGCCGCCGAAGCGGCGTACCACCGCGTCCGGGCGGCAGCGGACCCTGCCGCCGAACCGGGGCCCGGGGCGGGCGGAGACCACCGCATCCGGATCAGCGCCCACGGCCTGCCCGACTGGCTGGAGCCGGTCGAGCGGGCCGCCCGGACCGTCGAGCCCCGCCAGCTCAGCCGCTTCCTGCCGCCGTCCGACGGCCGGGGCCGCCAGTCCGCCGTCCTGATCCTGTTCGGCGAGGGCCCGGACGGGCGGCCAGAGCTGCTCCTGATGGAGCGGTCCGGCAGTCTGCGCTCCCATGCCGGACAGCCGTCCTTCCCGGGCGGGGCCCTCGACCCCGAGGACGGCGACCCGCAGACCACCGGCCCGCTGCGGGCCGCTCTCCGCGAGGCGGAGGAGGAGACCGGGCTCGATCCGGCCGGCGTCCAGCTCTTCGGGGTGCTGCCGAGCCTCTACATCCCGGTCAGCGAGTTCGTTGTCACCCCGGTGCTGGGCTGGTGGCACACCCCCAGCCCGGTCGGTGCCGTCGACCCGGCCGAAACCGCCCGGGTCTTCACGGTGCCCGTGGCGGATCTCACGGACCCGGCACACCGGGTCACGGTCGTCCACCCGAGCGGCCACCACGGCCCTGCCTTCACCGTGGCATCCGCTCTGGTCTGGGGTTTCACCGCCGGGGTCATCGACCGGCTGCTGCACTTCGCCGGGTGGGAGCGGCCGTGGGACCGATCACGTGAGGTCCCGCTGGACTGGCGCGCATGA
- a CDS encoding MarP family serine protease, protein MNVLDILLLLAAVWFAIVGYRQGFVVGILSVIGFLGGGLVAVSLLPLVWDEVTDNGNRVTTPVVIAAVVVIIVCASVGQACTTHLGNRLRRHITWSPARVVDATGGALVNVVAMLLVAWLIGSALAGTSLPTLGKEVRNSQVLLGVSRVLPAQADTWFSDFSSTLARNGFPQVFSPFSNEPITEVQAPDPALANSPVAARAKQSIVKVVGTAPSCSKVLEGTGFVFAPGKVMTNAHVVGGVGEPTVQVGGEGRLYDGKVVLYDWERDIAVLDVPKLKAPALQFTERDAAGGDDAIVAGFPENGAYDVRAARVRGRINANGPDIYHRGTVRRDVYSLYATVRQGNSGGPLLTPEGQVYGVVFAKSLDDPNTGYVLTVDEIRDDIRYGAVARQRVDSQGCAL, encoded by the coding sequence GTGAACGTGCTGGACATCCTGTTGCTGCTCGCCGCCGTGTGGTTCGCGATCGTGGGCTACCGCCAGGGGTTCGTCGTCGGCATCCTGTCGGTGATCGGCTTCCTCGGCGGTGGCCTCGTCGCCGTGTCCCTGCTCCCGCTGGTCTGGGACGAGGTGACCGACAACGGAAACCGGGTGACCACCCCCGTGGTCATCGCCGCCGTGGTGGTGATCATCGTCTGCGCCTCGGTCGGGCAGGCCTGCACCACCCACCTCGGCAACCGGCTCCGCCGTCACATCACCTGGTCGCCGGCGCGCGTGGTCGATGCCACCGGCGGCGCGCTGGTCAACGTGGTGGCGATGCTGCTGGTGGCCTGGCTGATCGGCTCCGCACTCGCCGGGACGTCACTTCCCACGCTGGGCAAGGAAGTCCGCAACTCCCAGGTGCTGCTCGGCGTGTCCCGGGTGCTCCCGGCGCAGGCCGACACCTGGTTCTCGGACTTCAGCTCCACCTTGGCGCGCAACGGCTTCCCGCAGGTGTTCAGCCCGTTCTCGAACGAGCCCATCACCGAGGTGCAGGCGCCCGATCCGGCCCTGGCGAACAGCCCGGTGGCCGCGCGCGCCAAGCAGTCCATCGTCAAGGTGGTCGGCACCGCCCCCAGTTGCAGCAAGGTCCTCGAAGGCACCGGGTTCGTGTTCGCCCCCGGCAAGGTGATGACCAATGCCCATGTGGTCGGCGGGGTCGGCGAACCGACCGTGCAGGTCGGCGGCGAGGGCAGGCTGTACGACGGCAAGGTCGTGCTCTACGACTGGGAGCGCGACATCGCGGTCCTGGACGTGCCCAAGCTGAAGGCCCCGGCGCTGCAGTTCACCGAGAGGGACGCGGCCGGCGGCGATGACGCCATCGTGGCGGGCTTCCCGGAGAACGGCGCGTACGACGTCCGTGCGGCCCGGGTACGAGGCAGGATCAACGCCAACGGACCGGACATCTACCACCGCGGCACCGTGCGCCGTGACGTTTACTCCCTGTACGCGACGGTCCGCCAGGGCAACTCCGGCGGCCCGCTGCTCACGCCCGAGGGCCAGGTGTACGGGGTGGTGTTCGCCAAGTCCCTGGACGACCCGAACACCGGCTACGTCCTGACGGTGGACGAGATCCGCGACGACATCCGGTACGGCGCGGTGGCGCGGCAGCGGGTGGACAGCCAGGGCTGCGCCCTCTAG
- a CDS encoding alpha/beta fold hydrolase has product MTASSPDPAGPPTAASAVRIGIPGGREVTHRDVAANGARFHVAELGDGPLVLLLHGFPQFWWTWRHQLTALADAGFRAVAMDLRGVGGSDRTPRGYDPANLALDITGVVRSLGEPDAALVGHDLGGYLAWTAAVMRPKLVRRLVVSSMPHPRRWRSAMLSDFAQSRAGSYVWGFQRPWIPERRLQADDGALAGELIRDWSGPRPPEEEALEVYRRAICIPSTAHCSIEPYRWMVRSLARPDGIQFNRRMKRPVRVPTLHLHGSLDPVMRTRSAAGSGEYVEAPYRWRLFDGLGHFPHEEDPVAFSSELINWLKDPEPDR; this is encoded by the coding sequence ATGACAGCAAGCTCGCCGGACCCCGCCGGCCCGCCCACCGCCGCCTCGGCGGTCCGGATCGGCATCCCCGGCGGCCGAGAAGTGACACACCGGGACGTGGCCGCGAACGGTGCCCGGTTCCATGTGGCCGAACTCGGTGACGGCCCGCTGGTCCTGCTGCTGCACGGGTTCCCCCAGTTCTGGTGGACCTGGCGGCACCAGCTGACCGCGCTCGCCGACGCCGGCTTCCGTGCGGTGGCCATGGACCTGCGCGGGGTCGGCGGCAGCGACCGCACCCCGCGCGGATACGACCCGGCCAACCTGGCCCTGGACATCACCGGTGTCGTACGGTCCCTCGGCGAGCCGGACGCCGCCCTCGTCGGCCACGACCTGGGCGGTTACCTCGCCTGGACGGCCGCCGTGATGCGGCCCAAGCTGGTGCGCCGGCTGGTGGTCTCCTCCATGCCGCACCCGCGGCGCTGGCGTTCGGCCATGCTGTCGGACTTCGCCCAGAGCCGGGCCGGATCGTACGTCTGGGGGTTCCAGCGGCCCTGGATCCCGGAGCGCCGGCTGCAGGCCGACGACGGGGCGCTGGCCGGCGAGCTGATCCGGGACTGGTCCGGCCCGCGGCCCCCCGAGGAGGAGGCGCTGGAGGTCTACCGGCGGGCGATCTGCATCCCGTCCACCGCCCACTGCTCGATCGAGCCCTACCGGTGGATGGTGCGGTCGCTGGCCCGCCCGGACGGCATCCAGTTCAACCGGCGGATGAAGCGCCCGGTCCGGGTCCCGACGCTCCATCTGCACGGCTCCCTGGACCCGGTGATGAGGACCCGGAGCGCGGCCGGATCCGGCGAGTACGTGGAAGCCCCGTACCGCTGGCGGCTGTTCGACGGACTCGGACATTTCCCGCACGAGGAGGACCCGGTGGCCTTCTCCTCGGAGCTCATCAACTGGCTGAAGGACCCGGAACCCGACCGCTGA
- a CDS encoding phage holin family protein — MSAVDQGAQGAERTLGQLVASATAEMSALVHDEIALAKAEIRQDVKRVGIGSAAFGIAGVLALFSLPVLSFAAAYGIHNLGLGLAWSFLIVGVAFLVIATLLALLAVAKFKKVKPPEKTIASVKETAALVGTVKPHPRAVSDKAVGVARSTS; from the coding sequence ATGAGCGCAGTGGACCAAGGGGCGCAGGGAGCCGAGCGCACGCTCGGCCAGCTGGTCGCCTCGGCCACGGCCGAGATGTCCGCCCTGGTACACGACGAGATCGCACTCGCCAAGGCCGAGATCCGCCAGGACGTCAAGCGAGTGGGCATCGGCAGCGCCGCGTTCGGCATCGCGGGCGTGCTGGCGCTCTTCTCGCTGCCCGTGCTGAGCTTCGCCGCCGCCTACGGGATCCACAACCTGGGGCTGGGCCTGGCCTGGTCGTTCCTGATCGTGGGCGTCGCGTTCCTGGTGATCGCGACCCTGCTGGCGCTCCTGGCCGTCGCCAAGTTCAAGAAGGTCAAGCCTCCGGAGAAGACCATCGCCTCGGTCAAGGAGACCGCAGCCCTGGTCGGGACGGTCAAGCCGCACCCCCGGGCGGTCAGTGACAAGGCTGTGGGTGTGGCACGCTCGACGTCATGA
- the nhaA gene encoding Na+/H+ antiporter NhaA — MATPSPTDNQSRKLLGRLSLPERRFVADALRAETVGGVVLLVAAVTALIWANTPGLAESYLKVRDFHIGPESLGLNLSIQHWAADGLLAIFFFVAGIELKRELVAGDLRDPKAAALPVIAAICGMAAPAAVYVLVNQLGGGSMDGWAVPTATDIAFALAVLAVIGTSLPSALRAFLLTLAVVDDLFAIMIIAVFFTNEIDFLALGGALVGLALFWFMLRRGVRGWYIYVPLALVIWGLMYNSGVHATIAGVAMGLMLRCTRRDNEEYSPGEHIEHLVRPVSAGLAVPLFALFSAGVLLSDEAIAQVFSRPETLGVVLGLVVGKTVGIFAGTWLAARFTKAELNEDLAWPDVLAVASLAGIGFTVSLLIGELAFKGDLVLTDEIKAAVLLGSLIAAICACVLLKLRDRTYKALTADEDRDEDLDGIPDIYEENNPAYHLRMAKIYEEKAAEHRRRAEAAAGSGTGPSRPASSD; from the coding sequence GTGGCCACGCCCAGCCCCACCGACAACCAGAGCCGCAAGCTGCTCGGACGGCTCTCGCTGCCCGAGCGCCGGTTCGTGGCCGACGCCCTGCGCGCCGAGACCGTCGGCGGTGTGGTGCTCCTCGTGGCCGCTGTCACCGCCCTCATCTGGGCGAACACCCCCGGCCTCGCCGAGAGCTACCTCAAGGTCCGCGACTTCCACATAGGCCCGGAGTCCCTCGGTCTGAACCTGTCCATCCAGCACTGGGCAGCCGACGGACTCCTCGCCATCTTCTTCTTCGTGGCGGGCATCGAGCTCAAGCGCGAGCTGGTCGCGGGCGATCTGCGCGACCCCAAGGCAGCCGCCCTCCCCGTCATCGCCGCCATCTGCGGCATGGCCGCCCCGGCCGCGGTCTACGTCCTGGTCAACCAGCTCGGCGGCGGATCCATGGACGGCTGGGCCGTGCCCACCGCCACCGACATCGCCTTCGCCCTCGCCGTGCTCGCCGTCATCGGGACCTCGCTGCCCTCCGCCCTGCGCGCCTTCCTGCTGACCCTGGCCGTGGTCGACGACCTGTTCGCCATCATGATCATCGCGGTGTTCTTCACCAACGAGATCGACTTCCTGGCACTCGGCGGCGCCCTCGTCGGCCTCGCCCTCTTCTGGTTCATGCTCCGCCGCGGCGTCCGCGGCTGGTACATCTACGTCCCGCTCGCCCTCGTCATCTGGGGCCTGATGTACAACAGCGGGGTCCACGCCACCATCGCCGGTGTCGCCATGGGCCTGATGCTCCGCTGCACCCGCAGGGACAACGAGGAGTACTCCCCCGGCGAGCACATCGAACACCTGGTCCGGCCCGTCTCCGCCGGTCTCGCCGTGCCCCTGTTCGCCCTGTTCTCCGCCGGCGTCCTGCTCTCCGACGAGGCGATCGCCCAGGTCTTCAGCCGTCCCGAGACCCTCGGCGTGGTGCTCGGCCTGGTCGTCGGCAAGACCGTAGGGATCTTCGCCGGCACCTGGCTGGCCGCCCGCTTCACCAAGGCCGAACTCAACGAGGACCTCGCCTGGCCCGACGTCCTCGCCGTGGCCTCCCTCGCCGGCATCGGCTTCACCGTCTCGCTGCTGATCGGCGAACTCGCCTTCAAGGGCGACCTCGTCCTCACCGACGAGATCAAGGCGGCCGTCCTGCTCGGCTCGCTGATCGCCGCAATCTGCGCCTGCGTCCTGCTCAAACTCCGCGACCGCACCTACAAGGCGCTGACCGCCGACGAGGACCGCGACGAGGACCTGGACGGCATCCCGGACATCTACGAGGAGAACAACCCCGCGTACCACCTGCGGATGGCGAAGATCTACGAGGAGAAGGCCGCCGAGCACCGCCGCCGGGCCGAAGCGGCAGCCGGGTCCGGCACGGGCCCCTCCCGTCCGGCATCATCTGACTGA
- the acs gene encoding acetate--CoA ligase, with amino-acid sequence MSYAGDTTDTLGKGDVVSNESLANLLKEERRFAPPAALAAAANVTAQAYEQADSDRLGFWAEQARRLTWATEPTETLDWTNPPFAKWFADGKLNVAYNCVDRHVEAGHGDRVAIHFEGEPGDSRSVTYAQLKDEVSRAANALTELGVQAGDRVAVYLPMIPEAVVAMLACARVGAAHSVVFGGFSADAVASRIQDADAKLVITADGGYRRGKPSALKPAIDEAVAKCPQVKNVLVVQRTGQETAFTEGRDIWWHELVGRQSTEHTPQAFDAEHPLFILYTSGTTGKPKGILHTSGGYLTQAAYTHHAVFDLKPETDVYWCTADIGWVTGHSYIVYGPLANGATQVMYEGTPDTPHQGRFWEVVQKYGVTILYTAPTAIRTFMKWGDDIPAKFDLSSLRVLGSVGEPINPEAWIWYRKHIGGDRCPIVDTWWQTETGAMMISPLPGVTETKPGSAQRPLPGISATVVDDEAREVPNGGGGYLVLTEPWPSMLRTIWGDDQRFIDTYWSRFEGKYFAGDGAKKDDDGDIWLLGRVDDVMLVSGHNISTTEVESALVSHPSVAEAAVVGAADETTGQAIVAFVILRGSASENDSLVADLRNHVGATLGPIAKPKRILPVAELPKTRSGKIMRRLLRDVAENRELGDVTTLTDSSVMDLIQTKLPSASSED; translated from the coding sequence ATGAGCTATGCCGGGGACACAACGGACACCCTGGGAAAGGGAGATGTCGTGAGCAACGAGAGCCTGGCCAACCTGCTCAAGGAGGAGCGGCGATTCGCGCCGCCCGCCGCGCTGGCCGCCGCCGCCAATGTGACGGCGCAGGCATACGAGCAGGCGGACAGCGACAGGCTGGGCTTCTGGGCCGAGCAGGCCCGGCGGCTGACCTGGGCCACCGAGCCGACCGAGACGCTCGACTGGACCAACCCGCCCTTCGCGAAGTGGTTCGCGGACGGCAAGCTGAACGTCGCGTACAACTGCGTGGACCGCCATGTCGAAGCCGGCCACGGCGACCGCGTCGCCATCCACTTCGAGGGCGAGCCCGGCGACAGCCGCTCCGTCACCTACGCACAGCTCAAGGACGAGGTCTCGCGGGCCGCGAACGCCCTCACCGAGCTGGGCGTCCAGGCCGGCGACCGGGTCGCCGTATACCTGCCCATGATCCCCGAGGCGGTCGTCGCCATGCTGGCGTGCGCCCGGGTCGGCGCCGCGCACTCGGTGGTCTTCGGAGGGTTCTCCGCCGACGCCGTGGCCTCCCGCATCCAGGACGCCGACGCCAAGCTGGTGATCACCGCGGACGGCGGCTACCGCCGCGGCAAGCCGAGCGCCCTCAAGCCGGCCATCGACGAGGCCGTCGCCAAGTGCCCGCAGGTCAAGAACGTGCTCGTGGTGCAGCGCACCGGCCAGGAGACCGCCTTCACCGAGGGCCGCGACATCTGGTGGCACGAGCTCGTCGGCCGCCAGTCCACCGAGCACACCCCGCAGGCCTTCGACGCCGAGCACCCGCTCTTCATCCTGTACACGTCCGGTACGACGGGTAAGCCGAAGGGCATCCTGCACACCTCCGGCGGCTACCTCACCCAGGCCGCGTACACCCACCACGCCGTCTTCGACCTCAAGCCGGAGACCGACGTCTACTGGTGCACCGCGGACATCGGCTGGGTGACGGGCCACTCGTACATCGTCTACGGGCCGCTCGCCAACGGCGCCACCCAGGTCATGTACGAGGGCACCCCGGACACCCCGCACCAGGGCCGGTTCTGGGAGGTCGTGCAGAAGTACGGGGTCACCATCCTCTACACCGCGCCGACGGCCATCCGGACGTTCATGAAGTGGGGCGACGACATCCCCGCGAAGTTCGACCTGTCCTCGCTGCGTGTGCTGGGCTCGGTCGGCGAGCCGATCAACCCCGAGGCCTGGATCTGGTACCGCAAGCACATCGGCGGCGACCGCTGCCCGATCGTGGACACCTGGTGGCAGACCGAGACCGGCGCCATGATGATCTCCCCGCTGCCGGGGGTCACCGAGACCAAGCCGGGCTCCGCCCAGCGCCCGCTGCCGGGCATCTCCGCCACCGTGGTGGACGACGAGGCGCGCGAGGTGCCCAACGGCGGGGGCGGCTACCTGGTGCTGACCGAGCCGTGGCCGTCGATGCTGCGCACCATCTGGGGCGACGACCAGCGGTTCATCGACACCTACTGGTCCCGCTTCGAGGGCAAGTACTTCGCCGGCGACGGCGCCAAGAAGGACGACGACGGCGACATCTGGCTGCTCGGCCGGGTGGACGACGTGATGCTGGTGTCCGGCCACAACATCTCGACCACCGAGGTGGAATCCGCTCTGGTCTCGCACCCCTCGGTCGCCGAGGCGGCCGTGGTCGGCGCGGCCGACGAGACCACCGGCCAGGCCATCGTCGCGTTCGTCATCCTGCGCGGCAGCGCCTCCGAGAACGACTCGCTGGTCGCCGATCTGCGCAACCACGTGGGCGCCACCCTCGGCCCGATCGCCAAGCCCAAGCGGATCCTGCCGGTGGCCGAGCTGCCGAAGACCCGTTCCGGGAAGATCATGCGCCGCCTGCTGCGCGACGTGGCCGAGAACCGCGAGCTGGGCGATGTCACCACGCTGACCGACTCCTCCGTCATGGACCTGATCCAGACGAAGCTGCCGAGCGCCTCCAGCGAGGACTGA
- a CDS encoding SulP family inorganic anion transporter gives MTNPRTADLSASIAVFLIALPLSLGIALATGAPLQAGLVAAAAGGIVVGRLGGAPLQVSGPAAGLTVVTAELIQRYGWRTTCAITVLAGICQLGLALLRTARSALMVSPAIVHGMLAGIGVTIALAQLHIVLGGTPQSSAVANVLGLPGQFADLHPAALGVSLLTLLVLLSWPRLPGRAGALLRRIPAALAAVAAATALAVLAGLTLPRVDLPSWRSHALPELPEGPVLGLIAAVLTITLVGSVESLLSAVATDKLIASERGTENRPPRADLDRELRGQGAANIVSGALGGLPITGVAVRSVANVKSGAATRRSTMLHGLWIVLAAALLVPVLDLIPLAALAALVMAVGVQMVNITHMRNVIRHREIVVYLTTIVAVVLGGVLEGVAIGIAVAVALSLHRLARTRITLEEQDGVHRVRARGQLTFLAVPRLSRVLNQIPHRGHTVIELDGSFMDHAAYETLQDWQDSHVAHGGSLEVTGRAGAAIGDHQGSGPRGAHQCCRPWTPWQNHCDQRPAEPAEPLRGGGRLASGISAFQRDTAPHVRDELARLAREGQQPSQLFLTCADSRLVTSMITSSGPGDLFTVRNVGNLVPLPGAESGDDSVAAAIEYAVDVLRVDSITVCGHSGCGAMQALLNAAPGKPTTPLRRWLRHGLPSLERMASRHHAWARISGRLPADAVEQLCLTNVVQQLEHLRAHESVARRLAEGTLELHGMYFHVGEAQAYLLSEGRDFFDCRVFDSVVPADRSQSPAPAPA, from the coding sequence ATGACCAACCCCCGCACCGCGGACCTGTCCGCGTCCATCGCCGTTTTTCTGATCGCGCTGCCGCTCTCCCTCGGCATCGCCCTGGCCACCGGTGCCCCGCTGCAGGCGGGACTGGTGGCCGCGGCGGCCGGCGGAATCGTCGTCGGCCGACTGGGCGGTGCACCCCTCCAGGTGAGCGGCCCCGCAGCCGGACTCACCGTGGTCACCGCAGAGTTGATCCAGCGTTACGGCTGGCGGACCACCTGTGCCATCACCGTGCTCGCCGGCATCTGCCAGCTCGGGCTCGCCCTGTTGCGCACCGCCCGGTCCGCGCTGATGGTCAGCCCGGCCATCGTGCACGGCATGCTCGCGGGCATCGGCGTGACGATCGCGCTGGCCCAGCTGCACATCGTGCTCGGCGGCACCCCGCAGAGCTCCGCCGTGGCCAATGTCCTGGGCCTGCCCGGACAGTTTGCCGATCTGCACCCGGCCGCGCTCGGCGTCAGCCTGCTCACCCTGCTCGTCCTGCTCTCCTGGCCACGCCTGCCGGGGCGGGCGGGAGCCCTGCTGCGCAGAATCCCGGCGGCCCTGGCCGCCGTGGCCGCCGCGACCGCGCTCGCCGTGCTGGCCGGACTCACCCTGCCCCGGGTGGACCTGCCCTCCTGGCGCAGCCACGCCCTGCCCGAACTGCCCGAGGGGCCGGTCCTGGGGCTCATCGCGGCCGTCCTGACGATCACCCTGGTCGGCAGCGTGGAATCGCTGCTGTCCGCCGTGGCCACGGACAAGCTGATCGCCTCCGAGCGCGGTACGGAAAACCGTCCCCCGCGCGCCGACCTCGACCGCGAACTGCGCGGCCAGGGCGCGGCGAACATCGTGTCCGGCGCCCTCGGCGGGCTGCCCATCACCGGAGTCGCGGTCCGCAGCGTGGCGAACGTCAAGTCCGGTGCGGCCACCCGGCGGTCGACGATGCTGCACGGGCTGTGGATCGTACTGGCGGCTGCGCTGCTGGTTCCGGTCCTCGACCTGATCCCGCTGGCGGCGCTGGCCGCGCTGGTCATGGCCGTCGGCGTGCAGATGGTCAACATCACGCACATGCGCAACGTCATCCGGCACCGGGAGATCGTCGTCTACCTCACCACCATCGTGGCGGTGGTCCTCGGCGGAGTGCTCGAAGGGGTCGCGATCGGCATCGCCGTCGCAGTGGCCTTGTCCCTGCACCGGCTGGCCCGGACCCGGATCACCCTGGAGGAGCAGGACGGAGTCCACCGGGTGCGGGCCCGCGGCCAGTTGACCTTCCTGGCAGTGCCCCGGCTGAGCCGGGTGCTCAACCAGATCCCGCACCGCGGGCACACGGTGATCGAGCTGGACGGCTCGTTCATGGACCACGCCGCGTACGAGACCCTGCAGGACTGGCAGGACTCCCATGTGGCCCACGGAGGTTCGCTGGAGGTCACCGGCCGGGCTGGTGCCGCGATCGGCGACCACCAGGGCTCCGGTCCGCGCGGGGCACACCAGTGCTGCCGCCCCTGGACGCCCTGGCAGAACCACTGCGACCAGCGGCCCGCCGAACCGGCCGAGCCGTTGCGCGGTGGCGGCCGGCTGGCCAGCGGGATCAGCGCCTTCCAGCGGGACACCGCCCCCCATGTCCGGGACGAGCTGGCCCGGCTGGCCCGCGAGGGGCAGCAGCCTTCGCAGCTGTTCCTGACCTGCGCCGACTCCCGGCTGGTCACCAGCATGATCACCTCAAGCGGGCCCGGCGACCTGTTCACCGTGCGCAATGTGGGCAACCTGGTGCCGCTGCCCGGTGCCGAGTCCGGCGACGACTCCGTCGCGGCGGCCATCGAGTACGCCGTGGACGTGCTCAGGGTGGACAGCATCACGGTGTGCGGGCACTCGGGCTGCGGGGCGATGCAAGCGCTGCTCAACGCCGCGCCCGGGAAGCCGACGACCCCGCTGCGCCGCTGGCTGCGGCACGGGCTGCCCAGTCTGGAGCGGATGGCCAGCCGCCACCACGCCTGGGCGCGGATCTCCGGCCGACTGCCCGCGGACGCCGTGGAGCAGCTCTGCCTGACCAATGTGGTGCAGCAGCTGGAGCACCTGCGGGCGCACGAATCGGTGGCGCGCCGGCTCGCCGAAGGCACCCTGGAGCTGCACGGGATGTACTTCCATGTGGGCGAGGCCCAGGCCTACCTGCTCTCGGAGGGCCGGGACTTCTTCGACTGCCGGGTCTTCGACAGTGTGGTTCCGGCCGATCGCAGCCAGTCGCCCGCGCCGGCGCCCGCCTGA
- a CDS encoding ATP-binding protein has protein sequence MKIAFVGKGGSGKTTLSSLFIRHLAANEAPVVAVDADINQHLGAALGLTEEEAAQLPAMGAQLPLIKEYLRGSNPRIASADTMIKTTPPGAGSRLLRVREDNPVYQACARPVRLDGEGEEVRLMATGPFTESDLGVACYHSKVGAVELCLNHLVDGPDEYVVVDMTAGSDSFASGMFTRFDMTFLVAEPTLKGISVYRQYKEYARDFGVALKVVGNKVQGRDDVEFLRAEAGEDLLVTVGHSDWVRAMEKGRPPRFELLEADNRMALQALQDAADDSYPQRDWARYTEQMVHFHLRNAESWGNAKTGADLAQQVDPGFVLGEQHGAAIPRPAPQPA, from the coding sequence ATGAAGATCGCTTTCGTGGGAAAGGGCGGCAGCGGCAAAACCACGCTGTCCTCGCTCTTCATCCGCCACCTTGCCGCCAACGAGGCCCCGGTCGTCGCGGTGGACGCCGACATCAACCAGCACCTCGGGGCCGCCCTCGGACTGACCGAGGAGGAGGCCGCCCAACTGCCCGCGATGGGCGCCCAGCTGCCCCTGATCAAGGAGTACCTGCGGGGCTCCAACCCGCGCATCGCCTCCGCGGACACAATGATCAAGACCACCCCGCCCGGCGCCGGCTCGCGCCTGCTGCGGGTGCGCGAGGACAACCCGGTCTACCAGGCCTGCGCCCGCCCCGTCCGGCTCGACGGGGAAGGGGAGGAAGTGCGGCTGATGGCCACCGGGCCGTTCACCGAGTCCGATCTGGGCGTGGCCTGCTACCACTCCAAGGTCGGGGCGGTGGAGCTCTGCCTGAACCACCTGGTCGACGGACCGGACGAGTACGTGGTCGTCGACATGACGGCGGGCTCGGACTCCTTCGCCTCCGGGATGTTCACCCGGTTCGACATGACCTTCCTGGTCGCCGAACCCACCCTCAAGGGCATCTCCGTCTACCGCCAGTACAAGGAGTACGCGCGGGACTTCGGGGTGGCCCTCAAGGTGGTCGGCAACAAGGTGCAGGGCCGGGACGACGTCGAGTTCCTGCGCGCGGAGGCCGGCGAGGACCTGCTGGTCACCGTCGGGCACTCGGACTGGGTGCGGGCGATGGAGAAGGGCCGGCCGCCCCGCTTCGAGCTGCTGGAGGCGGACAACCGCATGGCGCTGCAAGCCCTGCAGGACGCGGCCGACGACTCCTACCCACAGCGCGACTGGGCCCGGTACACCGAGCAGATGGTCCACTTCCACCTGCGGAACGCCGAGAGCTGGGGCAATGCGAAGACCGGGGCCGACCTGGCTCAGCAGGTCGACCCCGGGTTCGTACTGGGCGAGCAGCACGGCGCCGCTATTCCTCGTCCTGCTCCTCAGCCGGCGTGA